A window of Zingiber officinale cultivar Zhangliang chromosome 5A, Zo_v1.1, whole genome shotgun sequence contains these coding sequences:
- the LOC121982561 gene encoding uncharacterized protein LOC121982561 isoform X1, which yields MLARKEEVGSSKAQGVAGAASSAAAANHDVAVSEFVARFASAGEAARKRLDRMNEKLKKLETQMEALEAEMSRASGFSQWD from the exons ATGCTGGCGAGGAAAGAAGAAGTTGGGTCAAGCAAGGCGCAGGGAGTAGCCGGCGCCGCTTCCTCAGCCGCCGCCGCCAACCATGATGTGGCAGTCTCCGAATTCGTCGCCCGCTTTG CTTCTGCAGGCGAGGCAGCGAGGAAGCGACTGGACCGAATGAACGAGAAGCTGAAGAAGTTGGAGACGCAGATGGAGGCGCTAGAGGCGGAGATGAGCAGAGCAAGTGGATTCTCCCAATGGGACTGA
- the LOC121982561 gene encoding uncharacterized protein LOC121982561 isoform X2, producing the protein MLARKEEVGSSKAQGVAGAASSAAAANHDVAVSEFVARFGEAARKRLDRMNEKLKKLETQMEALEAEMSRASGFSQWD; encoded by the exons ATGCTGGCGAGGAAAGAAGAAGTTGGGTCAAGCAAGGCGCAGGGAGTAGCCGGCGCCGCTTCCTCAGCCGCCGCCGCCAACCATGATGTGGCAGTCTCCGAATTCGTCGCCCGCTTTG GCGAGGCAGCGAGGAAGCGACTGGACCGAATGAACGAGAAGCTGAAGAAGTTGGAGACGCAGATGGAGGCGCTAGAGGCGGAGATGAGCAGAGCAAGTGGATTCTCCCAATGGGACTGA
- the LOC121982560 gene encoding transcription factor KUA1-like produces the protein MVRKCSHCGNYGHNSRTCIITRAMVGGGGVKLFGVELHMASAMKKSFSMECLSHNYPPATSPTSSTSSSLGSVNEATERISNGYLSDGLCGRTQERKKGVPWTEEEHRQFLVGLERLGKGDWRGISRNFVTTRTPTQVASHAQKYFLRQNSHSKKKRRSTLLDVAAAIDLNSPIEEEEEEEMIHLDSCPCQMPNSSGEVSHALDLELRISSPRLNQNSSSPKLYALEP, from the exons ATGGTGAGGAAGTGCTCCCATTGTGGCAATTATGGCCACAATTCTAGGACTTGTATCATCACAAGAGCCATGGTTGGAGGAGGGGGAGTGAAGCTATTTGGGGTAGAGCTGCACATGGCTTCCGCGATGAAGAAGAGCTTTAGCATGGAGTGTCTCTCCCACAACTATCCTCCTGCTACTTCCCCTACATCATCGACATCTTCCTCCCTTGGCTCAGTCAATGAAGCCACTGAGAGGATTTCTAATGGCTATCTCTCTGATGGTCTCTGTGGCAGAACTCAGGAGAGGAAGAAGG GTGTTCCATGGACTGAGGAAGAACACAGACAATTTCTTGTGGGACTTGAGAGGCTTGGAAAAGGAGATTGGAGAGGCATCTCGAGGAACTTCGTCACCACAAGAACCCCAACACAAGTAGCTAGTCATGCTCAAAAGTATTTCCTCAGACAAAACAGCCACAGCAAAAAGAAGCGTCGATCGACTCTCTTGGATGTG GCTGCGGCGATAGATCTGAATTCACcgatcgaagaagaagaagaagaagaaatgattcATCTGGATTCTTGCCCCTGTCAGATGCCCAATTCATCTGGTGAAGTCTCACATGCACTAGATCTGGAGCTCAGAATTTCAAGCCCAAGGTTGAACCAGAATAGTTCATCACCTAAACTTTATGCCTTGGAGCCATAA